Proteins encoded together in one Mobula birostris isolate sMobBir1 chromosome 7, sMobBir1.hap1, whole genome shotgun sequence window:
- the LOC140200382 gene encoding E3 ubiquitin-protein ligase NEURL3-like produces MGNLHINKHPREREQRNNQLAICERETEHCQKPVTSRDPLFFHPYTKGSQIRLDSSNQCAWRNFGFCNGITFTNRPVHIQEKVRVKITKVDVTWNGALRLGCTLFDPSLMDPNALPKFICPDLENVYGFWAKALPEDGIQEGTVISFWMSKQGFFLYSINGGRKYLLMDGLLVAYPLWVMIDVYGMTRGIQIEDPCVKLVSQSKLPEQPSVTVRCNEPRTVHPQTPVSPAIPNNGRSETRPCISKPPANYNPQSYESLDEDCVVCFSQRVDSVLYKCGHMCMCYGCGQKLLSRKSACPICREPINEIIKTFRS; encoded by the exons AACGAGAGCAAAGAAATAACCAACTGGCTATTTGTGAAAGGGAGACAGAGCATTGTCAGAAACCAGTTACCTCACGTGATCCCCTGTTCTTCCATCCGTACACCAAAGGGTCCCAGATAAGGCTGGATTCATCCAATCAGTGCGCATGGAGAAACTTTGGATTCTGCAATGGGATCACCTTCACTAACCGACCCGTCCACATCCAGGAGAAAGTGAGAGTGAAGATCACAAAGGTGGATGTCACGTGGAACGGTGCATTGCGATTAGGCTGCACCCTATTTGACCCTTCCCTCATGGATCCCAACGCTCTTCCAAAGTTCATCTGCCCAGATCTAGAAAATGTTTATGGGTTCTGGGCCAAGGCGTTACCAGAGGATGGTATACAAGAGGGAACTGTTATTTCTTTCTGGATGAGCAAGCAAGGCTTTTTCCTGTATAGTATAAACGGAGGAAGGAAGTACCTCCTTATGGATGGATTGTTGGTAGCGTACCCATTGTGGGTGATGATAGATGTATATGGCATGACTCGAGGAATTCAAATCGAAG ATCCCTGTGTGAAACTTGTATCCCAGAGCAAGTTGCCAGAACAGCCATCTGTCACTGTCAGATGCAATGAACCTCGGACAGTACATCCTCAGACACCTGTTTCTCCTGCAATACCCAACAATG GCCGTTCTGAAACCAGGCCCTGCATTTCCAAGCCACCGGCAAATTACAATCCCCAGAGCTACGAGTCTCTGGATGAAGACTGCGTGGTTTGTTTCTCACAACGAGTGGACTCTGTTTTATACAAATGTGGACACATGTGTATGTGCTACGGCTGTGGGCAGAAGCTGCTCAGCAGGAAATCGGCATGCCCAATCTGCAGAGAACCAATCAACGAGATCATCAAGACATTCCGCAGCTAA